One Phoenix dactylifera cultivar Barhee BC4 chromosome 8, palm_55x_up_171113_PBpolish2nd_filt_p, whole genome shotgun sequence genomic window carries:
- the LOC120111655 gene encoding U-box domain-containing protein 21-like, whose product MATTWRALKRGQKIPFVKRSPVGNPFMEPSIPTHFRCPISLDLMKDPVTVSTGITYDRQSIETWFEHGNQTCPVTNMVLKSEDLIPNHSLRRMIQDWCVANRSLGVERIPTPRIPASPAQVAELLSEIASASRRGDHARCRELVGKIKALGRESERNRRCIVSGGAGRVLSASFSELAAGSLESSTSGVLEEILSALAAFSPLDEVARRQLGSPESLKSFVSILNSRDLAGRLNAVLMLKELVSSFDTDRINVVAETEGLIEALVKLIEKPISPQTTKASLVVTFYLLSSRGEKAAMKFVEMGLVSLLLEILVDSDKSMCEKALAVLDGVLKCKKARDTAYDHSLAMPVLVKKMFRVSDMATEFAVSALWKLCRSYNQERGEREGEGCLVEALQVGAFQKLLLLLQVGCTGATKGKASELLKLLNGFRGRGECIETVDLKGLKRPF is encoded by the coding sequence ATGGCCACAACTTGGAGGGCCCTGAAACGCGGCCAGAAGATCCCCTTCGTCAAGAGGAGCCCCGTCGGGAATCCGTTCATGGAGCCATCGATCCCGACGCATTTCCGCTGCCCGATATCGCTGGACCTCATGAAGGATCCGGTGACCGTGTCCACCGGAATCACCTACGATCGACAGAGCATCGAGACATGGTTCGAGCATGGGAACCAGACATGCCCGGTCACCAACATGGTGCTAAAGAGCGAAGACCTCATTCCCAACCACTCGCTAAGGAGGATGATACAAGATTGGTGCGTCGCGAATCGCTCGTTAGGCGTGGAAAGAATACCCACGCCGAGGATCCCGGCGAGTCCGGCTCAGGTAGCGGAGCTGCTATCGGAGATCGCTTCAGCCAGCCGGCGGGGAGACCATGCCCGGTGCCGAGAGTTGGTGGGAAAGATCAAAGCTTTGGGGAGGGAGAGCGAGCGGAACCGGCGGTGCATCGTCTCGGGTGGTGCTGGCCGTGTCCTCTCTGCCTCTTTCAGCGAATTGGCTGCAGGATCTCTTGAGAGCTCAACCTCAGGAGTATTGGAGGAGATCCTGTCGGCGCTGGCTGCTTTCTCTCCACTTGATGAGGTGGCTCGCCGGCAGCTTGGATCACCGGAGTCTCTGAAATCCTTCGTCTCGATCTTAAATTCCAGAGATTTGGCAGGAAGGCTTAACGCTGTCTTGATGCTAAAAGAGCTCGTCTCTTCGTTCGATACCGACCGCATCAATGTCGTGGCAGAGACCGAAGGATTGATCGAAGCATTGGTCAAGCTCATCGAGAAGCCCATTTCACCTCAAACAACAAAGGCCTCTTTGGTGGTTACCTTCTATTTGCTTTCCTCGAGGGGCGAGAAGGCGGCCATGAAGTTTGTGGAGATGGGGTTGGTCTCCCTTCTTCTAGAGATCCTTGTTGATTCCGATAAGAGTATGTGCGAGAAGGCCCTTGCGGTCCTTGATGGAGTTCTTAAGTGCAAGAAAGCCAGAGATACAGCTTATGATCATTCACTGGCCATGCCCGTCTTGGTTAAGAAGATGTTTCGGGTTTCGGACATGGCCACCGAGTTTGCCGTCTCGGCCCTGTGGAAGCTCTGCCGGAGTTACAACCAGGAAAGaggggagagagaaggggaaggaTGCTTGGTGGAGGCTCTGCAAGTGGGGGCATTTCAGAAGCTGCTGCTCCTACTGCAGGTGGGATGCACTGGTGCAACCAAAGGGAAGGCAAGCGAGCTGTTGAAGCTTTTGAATGGCTTCAGGGGAAGAGGGGAATGCATTGAAACTGTGGATTTGAAAGGACTAAAGAGACCCTTCTAA
- the LOC120111656 gene encoding protein XAP5 CIRCADIAN TIMEKEEPER: MAGMGDGYVGTAQDAVRIRRLEKQREAERRKIEELKNKTASAGGQTGLLQFGSSTSEILETAFKKETVGLVTREQYVEKRVNIRNKIEEEEKEKLQKLQKEEEELELQKRKKRRIKGDPRLSFADDIENGSDEDDAENKENQEIKKPVLVKVRKDPTVETSFLPDREREAEEQAVREQLRRQWLREQEMIKNEPLEITYSYWDGAGHRRVIQVRKGDTIGEFLRAVQQQLAPEFREIRTTSVENLLYVKEDLIIPHQHSFYELIINKARGKSGPLFHFDVHEDVRTIADATIEKDESHAGKVVERHWYEKNKHIFPASRWEIYDPTKKWERYTIHGD, translated from the exons ATGGCGGGGATGGGGGATGGGTACGTGGGCACGGCCCAGGACGCGGTGAGGATCCGGCGGCTGGAGAAGCAGCGCGAGGCGGAGCGCCGCAAGATCGAGGAGCTCAAGAATAAGACCGCCTCCGCCGGCGGCCAGACCGGTCTCCTCCAGTTCGGCTCCAGCACCTCCGAG ATTCTTGAGACTGCTTTTAAAAAGGAAACTGTTGGTCTAGTAACAAGGGAACAATATGTTGAGAAG AGAGTTAACATCCGGAACAAAAttgaggaggaagagaaagagaagcTTCAAAAATTGCAAAAAGA GGAAGAAGAACTTGAGTTACAAAAACGGAAAAAGAGGAGGATAAAGGGAGATCCACGACTATCCTTTGCTGATGATATTGAGAATGGAAGTGATGAGGACGATGCAGAAAATA AAGAAAATCAAGAGATAAAAAAGCCTGTCCTTGTTAAAGTCAGGAAAGATCCAACTGTTGAGACGAGCTTTTTACCTGACAG agagagagaagcagaGGAGCAAGCAGTGCGAGAACAATTGCGCAGGCAGTGGCTTCGTGAGCAGGAAATGATTAAAA ATGAGCCTCTAGAAATTACTTATAGCTACTGGGATGGAGCAGGCCACAGAAGAGTGATCCAG GTTCGCAAAGGTGATACCATTGGAGAATTCCTTCGAGCTGTTCAGCAGCAACTTGCACCTGAGTTTAGAGAGATACGGACAACATCAGTGGAGAACCTGCTCTACGTGAAAGAAGATTTGATCATTCCTCAT CAACACAGTTTTTACGAGTTAATCATCAACAAAGCAAGGGGAAAGAGTGGACCG cTTTTCCACTTTGATGTTCACGAGGATGTGCGAACAATTGCTGACGCAACAATAGAGAAAGATGAG TCCCATGCTGGCAAGGTCGTGGAGAGGCATTGGTATGAGAAAAACAAGCACATATTCCCTGCTTCAAGATGGGAG ATATATGATCCAACAAAGAAGTGGGAGCGCTACACAATTCACGGCGATTAA
- the LOC120111654 gene encoding receptor protein kinase TMK1-like, whose product MEVQPHFLRRHQHHNHPSVLIVLIAAVLLSAGRLAAAQTDAGDAATMRTLAKALDPSGKLNWSASSDPCTSWGGVRCTSGRVTGVLVSNSGISGSLPPDVRNLSALTRLELMINKLSGPLPSLAGLGALTTLFLANNSFSSIPEDFFSGLNSLTNVYLDTNPLASWTIPSSLRTASGLVNFSANGVNLTGTIPDFLGTGFPSFYHLALAGNNLTGPIPSSFGASPLNSLWLNNQKGSGLSGRIDVIQNMTNLKLLYLMSNSFSGPIPDLSRLENLYDLDLRDNQLTGPVPSSLTSLKSLKRVVLTNNLLQGQVPVFPNTVEVELDADTERFCLTNGTACDPRVNVLLSIAKSFYYPTYLANQWKGNDPCNGFTGITCDPSGNITSVVLQKLAFNGTISPDFQLLPKLQKLILSGNNLTGTIPSELTNLKYLQLLDVSNNALWGKVPSFGGNVSVNTDGNPNIGKDTGNGGTPGTNSPNSGNSGDGGRKKSTGVIMGSIVAAVCGALFIGFLGFWCWKRKKHIKVQKTNDMVIDLKHSGSDTQLSKVDSGLIIAEPGSMVVSIQLLREVTNNFSEVNILGRGGFGTVYKGELHDGSMIAVKRMETGVMGSKGLNEFKSEISVLTKVRHRNLVSLLGYCLEENERILVYEHMPQGTLSHHLFDWMELELKPLEWKKRLTIALDVARGVEYLHSLANQTFIHRDLKPSNILLGDNMRAKVADFGLVRLAPEDNRSIETRLAGTFGYLAPEYAVMGRVTTKADVFSFGVILMELITSRKAIVTTQPEESMHLATWFRRMHLNKDAFQKAIDPNIILDEETLESIKTVANLAGHCTMREPYQRPDMAYAVNVLSSLAEIWKPTDAYSDDGYGIDLETPLPEVLKKWQESTESSQMDGTMPLPYIPSSENSQSSFAGTLTSANAR is encoded by the exons ATGGAGGTGCAGCCTCACTTTCTCCGCCGCCACCAGCACCACAACCACCCCTCCGTTCTAATCGTTCTCATCGCCGCCGTCCTCCTCTCCGCCGGCCGCTTGGCGGCGGCCCAAACCGACGCCGGCGACGCGGCCACAATGCGGACCCTCGCCAAGGCTCTTGATCCGTCCGGAAAGCTCAACTGGTCGGCCTCCTCCGACCCCTGCACCAGCTGGGGCGGCGTCCGCTGCACCAGCGGCCGCGTCACCGGCGTCCTAGTCAGCAACAGTGGCATCTCCGGCTCCCTCCCGCCGGACGTCCGCAACCTCTCCGCCCTCACCCGCCTCGAGCTCATGATCAACAAACTGTCCGGTCCTCTCCCCTCGCTCGCCGGCCTCGGCGCTCTTACCACCCTCTTCCTGGCCAACAATAGCTTCTCCTCCATCCCGGAAGACTTCTTCTCCGGCCTCAACTCCCTCACCAACGTCTACCTCGACACCAACCCCCTCGCCTCCTGGACGATCCCATCATCACTCCGCACCGCCTCCGGCCTTGTCAACTTCTCCGCCAACGGCGTCAACCTCACCGGCACCATACCGGACTTCCTCGGCACCGGCTTCCCGAGTTTTTACCACCTGGCCCTCGCCGGCAATAACCTCACAGGCCCGATTCCGTCGAGCTTCGGCGCCTCCCCGCTCAACTCCCTGTGGCTCAACAACCAGAAGGGAAGCGGCCTCTCGGGCCGCATCGATGTCATCCAGAACATGACAAATCTCAAGCTGCTCTATCTTATGTCCAATTCCTTCTCCGGCCCGATTCCCGATCTCTCCCGCCTCGAAAACCTCTATGATTTGGATCTCCGGGACAACCAGCTCACCGGCCCCGTGCCGAGCTCGCTGACTTCGCTCAAATCTCTTAAGAGAGTCGTCTTGACCAATAATCTTCTTCAAGGGCAGGTGCCTGTCTTCCCCAATACGGTGGAGGTGGAACTGGATGCAGATACTGAGAGATTCTGCCTCACGAACGGCACCGCCTGCGATCCCCGGGTGAATGTTTTGCTCTCCATTGCCAAGTCCTTTTACTATCCAACGTACCTGGCCAACCAGTGGAAAGGGAATGATCCGTGCAATGGTTTTACGGGCATTACGTGCGATCCGAGTGGTAACATCACCTCCGTCGTATTGCAGAAATTGGCTTTCAACGGTACGATCTCGCCGGATTTTCAGTTGCTGCCTAAGCTGCAGAAGCTGATTCTCTCCGGTAATAATCTAACCGGCACTATTCCATCGGAGCTTACCAATTTGAAGTATCTCCAGTTATTGGATGTTTCTAATAATGCCCTGTGGGGGAAGGTTCCAAGTTTTGGTGGAAATGTTTCGGTGAACACGGATGGGAACCCGAATATCGGAAAGGATACTGGGAATGGTGGCACTCCAGGTACGAATTCTCCAAATTCTGGGAATTCTGGTGATGGTGGAAGAAAGAAGTCCACAGGAGTTATCATGGGCTCCATCGTTGCCGCAGTATGTGGTGCTCTCTTCATCGGGTTTTTAGGATTTTGGTGTTGGAAGAGAAAGAAGCACATTAAAGTTCAGAAGACTAATGATATGGTGATAGACCTAAAGCATTCCGGTTCCGATACCCAGTTGTCGAAGGTCGACAGTGGACTGATTATAGCTGAGCCAGGGAGCATGGTTGTTTCAATACAATTACTAAGGGAGGTTACAAACAACTTCAGTGAGGTTAATATCTTAGGTCGTGGAGGGTTCGGGACAGTCTATAAGGGGGAGCTCCATGATGGCTCCATGATCGCAGTGAAGCGAATGGAGACTGGAGTGATGGGGTCGAAGGGTCTGAATGAGTTCAAGTCAGAAATTTCGGTCCTTACCAAGGTCCGGCATCGGAATCTGGTCTCCCTTCTTGGCTACTGCTTGGAAGAAAACGAGAGGATTTTGGTTTATGAGCACATGCCTCAGGGTACGCTCAGTCACCATCTTTTTGATTGGATGGAATTGGAATTGAAGCCGTTGGAATGGAAAAAGAGATTGACCATTGCTTTGGATGTTGCACGCGGTGTTGAGTATCTACACAGTCTGGCTAATCAGACCTTCATACACAGGGATTTGAAGCCCTCCAACATTCTGCTTGGAGATAATATGAGAGCTAAGGTTGCTGATTTTGGGTTAGTTCGACTTGCACCGGAAGATAACCGTTCCATTGAAACAAGGCTTGCGGGAACTTTTGGGTACCTTGCACCAGAGTATGCAG TGATGGGGCGTGTAACCACCAAAGCTGATGTTTTTAGCTTCGGAGTGATACTCATGGAGCTGATCACGAGTAGGAAAGCAATTGTCACTACCCAGCCAGAGGAGAGCATGCATTTGGCGACTTGGTTCCGGAGGATGCACCTCAACAAAGATGCCTTCCAGAAGGCCATTGACCCAAATATCATTCTTGACGAGGAGACCTTGGAGAGCATAAAGACAGTTGCTAACTTGGCTGGCCACTGCACTATGAGAGAACCCTATCAGAGGCCTGACATGGCATATGCTGTCAATGTCCTGTCCTCGCTTGCTGAAATCTGGAAGCCAACCGATGCTTACTCTGATGATGGTTATGGAATCGACCTTGAAACTCCATTACCAGAGGTGCTTAAGAAGTGGCAGGAATCCACAGAAAGTAGccaaatggatggcaccatgcCATTGCCATATATTCCTAGTTCTGAGAACTCCCAGAGTAGCTTTGCAGGAACCTTAACCTCAGCAAATGCAAGATAG